Below is a window of Desmonostoc muscorum LEGE 12446 DNA.
AGGTAGTAGTGAGGTGTCTACCCTAGACGCTGTTAGTCGCTCTTGAATTAAGGGGTGAAAAGTTGTGTACCAATGGATATTGCCAAGTCTATGCGAAATCTTGGCACAAAATCAATCAAGTGTAGCTGAATCTTCACCAGCTAAAGCAGAGCGGCAGTGGCGTGTCAGCCTTGCAGCAACAGAACACTTACTATTAAATACTTTAGCAACTGTTTCAGGTGACACGACCCAAGGATTAGTTTTAGCTGCACCAGCACCTTTATTTAGTCACCCAAAACTGACTCAAAGCTTACAGACAGTAACTTTTACAGGAAAACCATTTAATCCCTTGGCGTTGATGCCATTTCAGATGCCAGATGCGATCGCACCTGAAGATTATGAAGTCGCTCCCCATGAATCGGTACTTCCTTTACTACCCGCCGATCCGCTGGGCGCAGAACAGTTTTGTTTAGTTTTTACAGATAAATTTACATTAGTACTAGTTTTAGCTACACACAATAACGGTAAAAAAACCTTTTCATTTTCTTTTGAACCAGAAGTAGTGCAGCAAGCTTGGCGATCGCTAGGAGCGCGGGTAATGCTGACTAATCGAGAATTTTTCAGCCAACTGGATGAATTAGTACAACAGTATTCTCCAGTAGAACCAGATTACCGCATGGTGGTTCAGTTTAGCCAGCTGTTACTTCAGGAATTAACAGAAACAGAAGAAACTAGGGACTCTTTACTAGGGACTGGGAATAAGGAAGACAAAGAAAATAACCCATGCCCCATGCCCAATCCCGATGTCGAATTACTCCAGGCCTTTGCGCACGAAGTTCGTACACCTTTGACAACTATTCGCACCATGACGCGCCTATTGTTGAAGCGGCGGGACTTAGCCCCCAGTGTCATCAATCGCTTAGAAATTATCGATCGCGAGTGCAGTGAGCAAATTGACCGCATGGAGTTACTGTTTAAAGCAGCAGAATTGGAAACTTCTGCCCCAGTAAAATCCTCAAAAACTCAACTCACGCCGATGTCTTTAGATCAAGTGTTGCAACAAAGTATTCCCCGTTGGGAACAAGCAGCACAGCGGCGTAACTTAACTTTAAATGTTGTTTTACCCCAACAACTGCCAACTGTGGTCAGTAATCCCAGTATGCTGGATCGGGTACTCACCGGTTTGATCGAGAATTTTACTCGCAGTTTACCCCCTGGTAGCCACATTCAAGTACAAGTTATTCCGGCTGGAGATCAACTGAAGTTACAATTATCGCCACAATTCTTGTGCAAAGATACAAATAAATTTGCTACACCAGCAACGCCGCCAATTCGCAAAGCCCTTGGTCAACTGCTGATGTTCCAACCGGAAACAGGTACTATTAGTTTGAATATGGCTGCAACCAAGCATTTGTTTCAGGCGATCGGTGGCAAACTGATTGTTCGTCAGCGTCCACACTATGGGGAAGTATTGACGATTTTCCTCCCCTTAGAAGTTAGCAGCAATCAGCAAAAATTAGGCATTAAAAGTTAGGAGCAAAGGCACAGAGAATCAGCCTTTGGTGAAATAATTTTGGATTTTAGATTTTAGATTTTGGATTAACAAAAGACGTTCATATTACAAGTTGCTATCTTTAGATATGAGGTTGCCCAGTTGTTCTCTTCACTAACTTGCCATTTCTAAAAATCGATGCCAAAAATGTATATAAATTCTGCTTCAGAGTCAACTATACATTTTTGCGAAAATCAAAAGGAAAATTATGGCAATTTTTGAAGTGATTGAACGAGAAAGTTTACGTTTAGTCAAGGTAACTTTGCAAAACGAAACAGT
It encodes the following:
- a CDS encoding sensor histidine kinase, giving the protein MYQWILPSLCEILAQNQSSVAESSPAKAERQWRVSLAATEHLLLNTLATVSGDTTQGLVLAAPAPLFSHPKLTQSLQTVTFTGKPFNPLALMPFQMPDAIAPEDYEVAPHESVLPLLPADPLGAEQFCLVFTDKFTLVLVLATHNNGKKTFSFSFEPEVVQQAWRSLGARVMLTNREFFSQLDELVQQYSPVEPDYRMVVQFSQLLLQELTETEETRDSLLGTGNKEDKENNPCPMPNPDVELLQAFAHEVRTPLTTIRTMTRLLLKRRDLAPSVINRLEIIDRECSEQIDRMELLFKAAELETSAPVKSSKTQLTPMSLDQVLQQSIPRWEQAAQRRNLTLNVVLPQQLPTVVSNPSMLDRVLTGLIENFTRSLPPGSHIQVQVIPAGDQLKLQLSPQFLCKDTNKFATPATPPIRKALGQLLMFQPETGTISLNMAATKHLFQAIGGKLIVRQRPHYGEVLTIFLPLEVSSNQQKLGIKS